Below is a genomic region from Thunnus thynnus chromosome 22, fThuThy2.1, whole genome shotgun sequence.
gaggaagatgatgaagataatGATTCTTATGACgatgatgaagaaaaatatcCCGATCATCATGAATGAACACCATGAtgactgtgatgatgatgatgttgaaggttgatagtgatgatgatgatgcttaaaatgatgaagatgatgaaagTTTGTCCTGACCACGAGAGTGTTGATGCTGGACatgatgatgaggaagatgacagtgatgatgatgatgatcatgatgatgatgatgatgctcacAGTGATGAAGATAATTCTTATGACaatgatgaagaaaaatgtcttGATCATCATGAATAAacacgatgatgatgatgatgaaggttgacagtgatgatgatgaagttaACAACGTCGGTGACGATGCCcataatgatgaagatgatgtcactcataatgatgaagatgaaaataTATAACGTGAGAattaacatgatgatgatggtggtaaaGATGAAGATATCATTCAGTGATtctcatgatgatgatgacaaagacaacgatgatgatgatgatgaagatgataatgatgaagaAGCAGTCTGGACtccatgttgtttgtttgtttgtttgtttgtttattggcAGCAGCCTCCATGCAGAACGAGGGAACATGAACCTGCAGTGTGCTTCACCTTTACACTACAGATCCCACAATGCATCAGGGCAGCAACCTGCACCGTCATCAGAATGAAGACTAAATAAAGTTCATTCAGTGTCCGCAGAGGATTTACAATCATTTCATAGAAAAAGTGACATCATTGCACATTTATCCGCCATCGAAATCTGGCTTCTGTTCTAGAAACATAAACACTCTCGATGTAAAACTTTGCCGTAAAGAGGTAGACAAACATCTAGAAAAATAGAGATATATTACAAACATATAACTCCTCAGAGATGTTAAATATAAAGCAGtttgacataaaaatatttcagtggAAACAGAATCACAACATTCACAGAACGTTTCTTCACTGTTCACGTCCTCATGCagaaaaagtgaatattttacaagcttcagagagacagactgctCCTTTAAATGCCTCCTGACGTCACAGAGCGTCTGCAGCTCAGACTGAAGCTTCAACACCTGAGCTGCTGTGTTTCATCTTTACACTACAGGTCCCACAATGCACCGGTGCAGCACACATTCAGAGTCACAGAGAAGCTTTTCAACGAGCAGCTGTTCAATGATCAGCTGGTCCAGGATCAGACTGTCtctacagcagcagctgtttcccaCAATCCTCCTGCAGGTGACGCTCACGTGCGCCTCCAGAAGACCTCTGAACCTTTTCCTCCTCAGGCTTCAGCTACAATTGCCTTCGGCGTGACGTCACATGGAAACTGACGGTTTCCGGTTGACGGTTCAAATCCTGAAGCTTTAACTTTTCTCCACAGCAGCCTCACCGGCCGGATTCACCTGTGCGCGCGCGCTGCTGTTCAGACGCCAGGCGCGTTCAGGGCCAGTGAGTATGCGGCCATCATCTGCGCGCGCAGCTGTTGCTTGACGTGCACGCGCCCATGCCTCTTCCTCTCGTCGCTGCGCGCGAAGCGTTTGCCGCACACATCGCAGGAGAAAGGCTTCTCTCccgtgtgcgtgcgcgtgtgcgtgGTCAGGTGGTCGCTGCGGCTGAAGCTGCGCGCGCAGATGGTGCACTGGAAAGGCTTCTGTCCTGTGTGGATGCGCACGTGCCTGTTCAGCTCGTCCGAGCGCGAGAAGCGGCGGTCGCAGCCCTGCACGGAGCACGGGAACGGCTTCGCTTTGAGACCCTTAGCGGGAGCTCTCCTGCCCCCGCGTGACAGTTTGGGGGCTCCTGTCGCGTGCACATTGCTGAGGTTGACTATCGGGAACGCGCcctgcaggagggaggacaggagTTGCGCGTCCAGGgtagaggggagggaggaggggagcgAGGAGGGGGGGCTCCCGCTCTGCACGAGCTCCGTCTTCACTACAGGTCTGCTGATGACGTAGCTGCTGGAGTCTCCCCCGGTAACCGGAGCAGCCGCTAAGCTCTTCAGCCAGTCCTCCAGCCCCACCGGCTCCTGCTTGATTTCACAGCCGGGCTTCAGCTCGCCCAGGCCGGCCTCGGAGCTCAACAGAGAGTCGATGAAATCAGCCACATCCACCTGTTGCTCCAGAGCCGACAGCGGGAGGAGAGAGTCGGCGCTGGCCGGGTAGAGTGCCTCATTCCCGGTCACTGCAGATAGTCCACACccgctgctgcagctggaggtCACAAACTCGCTCTTCACCACCACTGGGTGTGAAATGGAGGCGGCAGGCAGCTGCTGAGCTGCGGCTAGGGGAGGGATGCTCATCTCGCTGGAAACCACGGATGGAGATGGAGCGAAGAGCGGGGGCGAGGGGGAGGCTGCGGCCGGGGAGGGCGCCGCAGAGGCTGGGGTGGACTCGCGGAGAGAGTCGGCGTCGCCCTGCTGCTCCATCTCGGTGCAGATTCCGACGATCTCTGTGATCATGTTGAGGATCGCGTCCGCGGTGCTGCTCAGACCCGCCGCCGCCGGTACAGTCTCCGGCTCGGTGAAGAAGCTTCCGTTGTAGCCGAGGGAGGGCGAGAGCGTGTCCGAGGAGCAGTCGCTGAAGTCGGAGAAGAAATCTGAGTCAGAGGCGTCAGTTCCCGGAGAGAaaactgaagagagagagagagagagggagggagggagggagggagggagggaggaggtgttATTGTCATTGCATAATCTCTCCTCAGTGGGCAGCTCAGCAGcctacacagaaaaaaatctatatGATGAAGATGAGCAGCTGCAGGCATGCAAACAGCTGCAACATGCATCAGTTacactatcatcatcatcatcatcatcatcattactgttATAAGAATATTTCAGGTTCTGCAGTCACCGGTTATGCAACAGATGCATATTTTAGCTCCAATTATTTATAATCAGTTTAACTTATATTGTTAttgattaacacacacacacacacacataccttgACAGAAAGGTGATCCCACGTCAGAGTCAGCTGCGTCGCTGGGGCTCGAGCCCACGCTGTCCACCCAGGCGCTGCACGCGTCCTCAAACTCCGACATGAAGCTGTCCTCGCGCTCCAGAAGCATCGCCGTTGTcggttattgtgtgtgtgtgtgtgtgtgtgtgtgtgcgcagagCGTGCAAACAGTGTCAGGTGTGGACAAGCTGGTTAAAGTAGCTCGACAGGTGTCAGGGATTCCCTCGCGCTGTTAAAAATGCCGTTAATAATCCGTTACCGGAGCTGTCGGTGTGTCCCGTTAGTCCGCTCGGTGAAAGATGCTCGTGCTCCCTCCGCTCTCTGCCCGTTTTTATACTCTCCGTCTCCTAGGTAACTCCCGTCTCGGTCTTATTGGTCGACACCGGCGCGAGGGATTCCCCCCGCCGCGCGCTTCGTAGCAGCCCAAACATGGGCAGCTTCCGGTGGTGACGGCGGGTATCCCCATACCATAAAAGGACAGGCGGGAGAGCGACGTAGACACGCGAGAGGAGAGGGGTTTCCTTCACTGCGGCAACAGAGACACAGATTATACAACCAGGTGATGGAGAGTAGAAGAAGATGCTTcatagttgttgttgttgttggcgaCTCATTTATAAAGAAACACCTGATATTTGTTGCTGTTTGCTGGAGAACTTTGCCCTGAGTTGAGCCTCACAGACAAACCTTTTATACCCCCAAAGCGTTTGATTGGTGGAGCCTGTCTGAAAGGCTCAATCAGTCCAATCTGTGTGATGCTCTCAGGGTCATTATGAGCTCCAGTTTGCTTCTTCATGTCTTCATTCATGGCAGCTTTTAATCATAAGACAAACTTTTGCAACACCTGTAGAGCTGCAAAAACATACAACTTTAAAATCAGAACTCATCTTTTGCCAAGAAATGTTTACTATCTTTTAACCGTCCTAACAGTCGTACTTTCCACTTGAATCTCTactattaatttttttttaaatcgcttcgatgtctctttttttaaacctttgttgtgtttttaatgttcatatttctTGCATCTGTCTTTTTTATCTTCCATGTTTTGTAgttgtgaatgttttgtgaTGCACCTTTGAGCTACATAAATAACGTTTTTATTGTCATTGACACCCATCTGGAATTTGGTTCAGTGTGTTGAAGttaaaggattttaatgttTCCTTTTGCACAGATGAATTTCCATTAAATAATTGATCTAATGTGAATATAAGAACATCAGAATCTTCCTAGTCgtaaaattaaataatgtattttatgacatttcGAGCAGAAAATGTAGAAAACGTGTTGCTTTCTAGGCAGTCTTGTTTTTGATTCGTCATTTTatgcacataaataaacataaatgcacAACTATCACATATCATGTTGgacagagatgtttttttttataaccagGAGACGTTCTGTAAACAGCTTGATGGATTTTCtgcaaagaaagacagaaaaacaatcagactctctctcttttttcagtctgtgtcGCACTGACAGACTGTCGCCGGCagtttcagcaccacggacagctctgcagtgctgcagagagagagagacatagagaggaaacagagagagagagagagaagaaacagagagagagagacagagagaagaaacagagagagagagaagaaaccgagagagagagagagagagaagaaaccgagagagagagacatagagaagaaacagagagagagagaagaaaccgagagagagagagacatagagaagaaaccgagagagagagagacatagagaa
It encodes:
- the LOC137174940 gene encoding early growth response protein 4-like; the protein is MLLEREDSFMSEFEDACSAWVDSVGSSPSDAADSDVGSPFCQVFSPGTDASDSDFFSDFSDCSSDTLSPSLGYNGSFFTEPETVPAAAGLSSTADAILNMITEIVGICTEMEQQGDADSLRESTPASAAPSPAAASPSPPLFAPSPSVVSSEMSIPPLAAAQQLPAASISHPVVVKSEFVTSSCSSGCGLSAVTGNEALYPASADSLLPLSALEQQVDVADFIDSLLSSEAGLGELKPGCEIKQEPVGLEDWLKSLAAAPVTGGDSSSYVISRPVVKTELVQSGSPPSSLPSSLPSTLDAQLLSSLLQGAFPIVNLSNVHATGAPKLSRGGRRAPAKGLKAKPFPCSVQGCDRRFSRSDELNRHVRIHTGQKPFQCTICARSFSRSDHLTTHTRTHTGEKPFSCDVCGKRFARSDERKRHGRVHVKQQLRAQMMAAYSLALNAPGV